From a single Arachis hypogaea cultivar Tifrunner chromosome 3, arahy.Tifrunner.gnm2.J5K5, whole genome shotgun sequence genomic region:
- the LOC112734459 gene encoding F-box/kelch-repeat protein At1g22040, translating to MGNILSLNSSKTRWSDPSVAALQDEACKRQRLLSSSCEDNSRLIPSLPDEISIQILARVPRINYLSLKLVSHVWKAALVSTELFCVRKELGTTEEWLYILTRVKDDKLLWSGLDPISRRWQRLPPMPKISFEDEAKKGLAAFPLRVWSMMGSRIKIADIIMSWLGRRDALDRMPFCGCSIGVVDGCIYALGGFSRASAMKSVWQYDPVKNSWTEASPMSVGRAYCKTGILNNKLYVVGGVTRGRGGLSPLQSAEVYDPHTGTWSQLPNMPFAKAQVLPTAFLADLLKPIATGMTSYRGRLFVPQSLYCWPFFVDVGGEVYDPNVNSWLEMPNGMGEGWPARQAGTKLSVTVNGDLYALDPSNSLDSAKIKVYDYEGDSWKVAAGDVPIHDFTDAESPYLLAGLLGKIHVITKDANHNITVFQADLQSDLASGQPNLSSSDYSSSEHADSSAESRIWRVLASRSGRSAELVSCQSLKI from the coding sequence ATGGGGAATATACTGAGTCTGAATAGTTCCAAGACTAGATGGAGTGATCCCTCTGTGGCGGCTTTGCAAGATGAAGCTTGCAAGAGGCAGAGGTTATTATCAAGCTCCTGTGAAGATAATTCAAGACTGATACCATCCCTTCCTGATGAGATATCAATCCAAATTCTAGCTAGGGTTCCTCGAATTAATTATTTAAGTCTGAAGTTAGTTTCGCATGTGTGGAAGGCTGCCCTTGTGAGCACTGAACTATTTTGTGTGAGAAAAGAACTTGGAACCACGGAAGAGTGGCTCTACATATTAACAAGGGtcaaagatgataagcttttatGGTCTGGCTTGGACCCTATTTCCAGAAGATGGCAAAGGTTGCCACCAATGCCAAAAATCTCCTTTGAAGATGAAGCAAAGAAGGGTTTGGCTGCCTTTCCCCTTAGAGTGTGGAGCATGATGGGTTCACGTATCAAGATTGCTGATATCATAATGAGCTGGCTTGGTCGGAGAGATGCTCTGGATCGGATGCCATTTTGTGGTTGCTCCATTGGAGTTGTTGATGGTTGCATCTATGCATTAGGAGGATTTTCGAGAGCTTCGGCAATGAAGTCTGTTTGGCAGTATGATCCCGTCAAAAACTCTTGGACTGAGGCTAGCCCAATGTCTGTTGGTAGAGCGTATTGCAAGACGGGTATACTAAATAATAAGCTTTATGTTGTTGGAGGCGTTACTAGGGGTCGTGGTGGACTCAGCCCCCTTCAATCTGCAGAAGTTTACGACCCCCATACAGGAACATGGTCCCAATTACCAAACATGCCTTTTGCGAAAGCTCAGGTGCTGCCTACTGCTTTTCTGGCTGATTTGCTCAAGCCTATTGCGACAGGAATGACTTCATACAGGGGAAGGTTGTTTGTTCCTCAGAGTTTGTATTGCTGGCCATTTTTCGTTGATGTTGGGGGTGAGGTTTATGATCCGAATGTAAATTCATGGCTTGAAATGCCAAATGGCATGGGTGAAGGTTGGCCAGCGAGGCAAGCTGGAACAAAGTTGAGTGTTACAGTCAATGGTGATTTATATGCCCTTGATCCTTCAAATTCCCTTGACAGTGCAAAGATCAAGGTATACGATTATGAAGGTGATAGCTGGAAAGTTGCTGCCGGAGATGTTCCTATTCATGATTTCACTGATGCAGAATCGCCTTATCTTTTAGCCGGTTTGCTTGGAAAAATTCATGTAATAACAAAAGATGCTAATCACAACATAACAGTGTTTCAGGCTGACTTGCAAAGTGATTTAGCTTCTGGCCAACCCAACTTGTCATCTTCGGATTACTCATCCAGTGAACATGCTGATTCTTCAGCAGAATCCAGGATTTGGAGGGTTCTTGCAAGTAGGAGTGGTAGATCTGCTGAACTAGTTAGTTGTCAGTCTCTTAAAATTTGA
- the LOC112734461 gene encoding BRASSINOSTEROID INSENSITIVE 1-associated receptor kinase 1 isoform X2 codes for MRMRFFWSCMERVTSWCFMGQFLICAILVLDVMLKVSANSEGDALNSLKNSLTDPGDVLQSWDSTLVNPCTWFHVTCSNDNSVIRVDLGNANLSGQLVPQLGQLPNLQYLELYSNNITGKIPIELGNLKNLVSLDLYVNKLTGPIPDSLSNLKKLRFLDLSNNNLTGDVPINGSFSMFTPISFKNNNPGLNETNPPSPPTAPPPKASSGNSATGSIAGGVAAGAALLFAGPAIAVACLRRRKRADYFFDVPAEEDPEVHLGQLKKFSLRELQVATDSFNSKNILGRGGFGKVYKGRLTNGTLVAVKRLKEERTQGGELQFQTEVEMISMAVHRNLLRLHGFCMTPTERLLVYPFMANGSVASCLRDRPETRPPLDWKKRKSIALGSARGLAYLHDHCDPKIIHRDVKAANILLDEDFEAVVGDFGLAKLMDYRNTHVTTAVRGTIGHIAPEYLSTGKSSEKTDVFGYGVMLLELITGQRAFDLARLANDDDVMLLHWVKGLLKDKKLETLVDADLQGNYEDEEVEQLIQVALLCTQSSPMERPKMSEVVSMLEGDGLAEKWDQWQKGEMNQHEFDRMCYHAADMLLDSTFNIPADELSGPR; via the exons ATGAGAATGAGGTTCTTTTGGAGCTGCATGGAGCGAGTGACTTCATGGTGCTTCATGGGACAGTTTCTCATTTGTGCAATTCTGGTGCTTGACGTGATGCTGAAGGTTTCTGCTAATTCAGAAG GTGATGCCCTGAATTCTTTGAAGAACAGCTTGACAGATCCTGGTGATGTTCTTCAAAGCTGGGATTCCACTCTTGTCAATCCATGTACATGGTTTCATGTTACTTGCAGCAATGATAATAGTGTGATCCGTGT TGATCTAGGAAATGCAAACCTTTCCGGTCAACTAGTTCCGCAACTTGGTCAGCTCCCAAATTTACAGTACTT GGAACTTTATAGCAATAATATCACTGGGAAAATTCCAATTGAGCTTGGAAATTTGAAAAACTTGGTGAGCTTGGATCTGTACGTGAATAAGTTAACCGGCCCTATACCGGACTCATTGAGCAACCTTAAAAAGCTACGTTTCCT TGATCTATCAAACAACAATTTAACAGGAGATGTTCCAATAAATGGTTCATTTTCAATGTTCACTCCAATCAG ttttaaaaataataaccCTGGCTTGAATGAAACAAACCCTCCATCTCCCCCCACTGCTCCACCTCCAAAAGCTTCTTCAG GTAACAGTGCCACTGGATCTATTGCTGGAGGAGTTGCTGCAGGTGCTGCTCTGTTGTTTGCAGGCCCTGCCATTGCAGTTGCCTGTTTGCGAAGAAGGAAACGTGCTGATTATTTCTTTGATGTTCCTG CTGAGGAGGATCCTGAAGTTCATCTTGGTCAGCTTAAAAAGTTTTCGCTGCGTGAGCTGCAAGTCGCTACAGATAGCTTTAATAGCAAGAATATTCTTGGAAGAGGAGGGTTTGGCAAGGTTTATAAAGGACGCCTTACCAATGGTACTCTTGTAGCAGTAAAAAGACTTAAAGAGGAACGCACGCAGGGTGGGGAGCTTCAATTTCAAACTGAAGTGGAAATGATTAGCATGGCTGTCCATCGTAATTTGCTCCGGTTGCATGGTTTTTGTATGACACCTACCGAACGGTTGCTTGTGTATCCTTTCATGGCAAATGGAAGTGTAGCATCTTGTTTACGAG ATCGTCCAGAAACACGTCCACCACTTGACTGGAAAAAAAGGAAGAGTATAGCACTGGGGTCTGCTCGGGGACTTGCTTATTTACATGATCATTGTGATCCAAAGATTATTCATCGTGATGTCAAAGCTGCTAATATATTGCTGGATGAGGATTTTGAAGCAGTTGTTGGAGATTTTGGCTTAGCAAAGCTGATGGATTACAGAAATACTCATGTTACCACTGCTGTACGTGGCACAATCGGGCATATAGCGCCGGAGTACCTCTCAACCGGAAAGTCTTCAGAGAAGACTGATGTTTTTGGATATGGTGTGATGCTTCTTGAACTGATAACCGGACAGAGGGCTTTTGATCTAGCGCGTCTTGCCAATGATGATGATGTCATGTTGCTTCATTGG GTTAAAGGACTTCTGAAGGACAAGAAGCTGGAGACACTGGTTGATGCAGATTTACAGGGAAATTATGAAGATGAAGAGGTAGAGCAACTGATCCAGGTGGCCTTGTTGTGCACACAAAGCTCCCCTATGGAAAGGCCTAAGATGTCTGAGGTGGTGAGCATGCTAGAAGGTGATGGTTTGGCAGAAAAATGGGATCAATGGCAGAAAGGGGAGATGAACCAGCATGAATTCGATCGCATGTGCTATCATGCTGCTGATATGCTCTTAGACTCCACTTTCAATATCCCAGCAGATGAACTCTCTGGTCCTAGATGA
- the LOC112734461 gene encoding BRASSINOSTEROID INSENSITIVE 1-associated receptor kinase 1 isoform X1, translating into MRMRFFWSCMERVTSWCFMGQFLICAILVLDVMLKVSANSEGDALNSLKNSLTDPGDVLQSWDSTLVNPCTWFHVTCSNDNSVIRVDLGNANLSGQLVPQLGQLPNLQYLELYSNNITGKIPIELGNLKNLVSLDLYVNKLTGPIPDSLSNLKKLRFLRLNNNSLSGKIPMSLTSVMSLQVLDLSNNNLTGDVPINGSFSMFTPISFKNNNPGLNETNPPSPPTAPPPKASSGNSATGSIAGGVAAGAALLFAGPAIAVACLRRRKRADYFFDVPAEEDPEVHLGQLKKFSLRELQVATDSFNSKNILGRGGFGKVYKGRLTNGTLVAVKRLKEERTQGGELQFQTEVEMISMAVHRNLLRLHGFCMTPTERLLVYPFMANGSVASCLRDRPETRPPLDWKKRKSIALGSARGLAYLHDHCDPKIIHRDVKAANILLDEDFEAVVGDFGLAKLMDYRNTHVTTAVRGTIGHIAPEYLSTGKSSEKTDVFGYGVMLLELITGQRAFDLARLANDDDVMLLHWVKGLLKDKKLETLVDADLQGNYEDEEVEQLIQVALLCTQSSPMERPKMSEVVSMLEGDGLAEKWDQWQKGEMNQHEFDRMCYHAADMLLDSTFNIPADELSGPR; encoded by the exons ATGAGAATGAGGTTCTTTTGGAGCTGCATGGAGCGAGTGACTTCATGGTGCTTCATGGGACAGTTTCTCATTTGTGCAATTCTGGTGCTTGACGTGATGCTGAAGGTTTCTGCTAATTCAGAAG GTGATGCCCTGAATTCTTTGAAGAACAGCTTGACAGATCCTGGTGATGTTCTTCAAAGCTGGGATTCCACTCTTGTCAATCCATGTACATGGTTTCATGTTACTTGCAGCAATGATAATAGTGTGATCCGTGT TGATCTAGGAAATGCAAACCTTTCCGGTCAACTAGTTCCGCAACTTGGTCAGCTCCCAAATTTACAGTACTT GGAACTTTATAGCAATAATATCACTGGGAAAATTCCAATTGAGCTTGGAAATTTGAAAAACTTGGTGAGCTTGGATCTGTACGTGAATAAGTTAACCGGCCCTATACCGGACTCATTGAGCAACCTTAAAAAGCTACGTTTCCT GCGTCTCAACAACAATAGTTTGTCAGGAAAAATTCCCATGTCTTTGACAAGTGTGATGTCACTGCAAGTCCT TGATCTATCAAACAACAATTTAACAGGAGATGTTCCAATAAATGGTTCATTTTCAATGTTCACTCCAATCAG ttttaaaaataataaccCTGGCTTGAATGAAACAAACCCTCCATCTCCCCCCACTGCTCCACCTCCAAAAGCTTCTTCAG GTAACAGTGCCACTGGATCTATTGCTGGAGGAGTTGCTGCAGGTGCTGCTCTGTTGTTTGCAGGCCCTGCCATTGCAGTTGCCTGTTTGCGAAGAAGGAAACGTGCTGATTATTTCTTTGATGTTCCTG CTGAGGAGGATCCTGAAGTTCATCTTGGTCAGCTTAAAAAGTTTTCGCTGCGTGAGCTGCAAGTCGCTACAGATAGCTTTAATAGCAAGAATATTCTTGGAAGAGGAGGGTTTGGCAAGGTTTATAAAGGACGCCTTACCAATGGTACTCTTGTAGCAGTAAAAAGACTTAAAGAGGAACGCACGCAGGGTGGGGAGCTTCAATTTCAAACTGAAGTGGAAATGATTAGCATGGCTGTCCATCGTAATTTGCTCCGGTTGCATGGTTTTTGTATGACACCTACCGAACGGTTGCTTGTGTATCCTTTCATGGCAAATGGAAGTGTAGCATCTTGTTTACGAG ATCGTCCAGAAACACGTCCACCACTTGACTGGAAAAAAAGGAAGAGTATAGCACTGGGGTCTGCTCGGGGACTTGCTTATTTACATGATCATTGTGATCCAAAGATTATTCATCGTGATGTCAAAGCTGCTAATATATTGCTGGATGAGGATTTTGAAGCAGTTGTTGGAGATTTTGGCTTAGCAAAGCTGATGGATTACAGAAATACTCATGTTACCACTGCTGTACGTGGCACAATCGGGCATATAGCGCCGGAGTACCTCTCAACCGGAAAGTCTTCAGAGAAGACTGATGTTTTTGGATATGGTGTGATGCTTCTTGAACTGATAACCGGACAGAGGGCTTTTGATCTAGCGCGTCTTGCCAATGATGATGATGTCATGTTGCTTCATTGG GTTAAAGGACTTCTGAAGGACAAGAAGCTGGAGACACTGGTTGATGCAGATTTACAGGGAAATTATGAAGATGAAGAGGTAGAGCAACTGATCCAGGTGGCCTTGTTGTGCACACAAAGCTCCCCTATGGAAAGGCCTAAGATGTCTGAGGTGGTGAGCATGCTAGAAGGTGATGGTTTGGCAGAAAAATGGGATCAATGGCAGAAAGGGGAGATGAACCAGCATGAATTCGATCGCATGTGCTATCATGCTGCTGATATGCTCTTAGACTCCACTTTCAATATCCCAGCAGATGAACTCTCTGGTCCTAGATGA